Proteins encoded within one genomic window of Amycolatopsis nigrescens CSC17Ta-90:
- a CDS encoding pyridoxal phosphate-dependent aminotransferase has product MATDERAGAARGPRSRISTRIAGIKPSATLAVDAKAKALKAEGRPVIGFGAGQPDFPTPDYVVEAAAAAVRERANHGYTAAAGLPELREAIAAKTLRDSDYPVQSSQVLVTNGGKQAVYSAFATIVDPGDEVLLLAPYWTTYPESITLAGGVPVQVTADESTGYLVTVEQLEAARTERTKVLLFNSPSNPTGAVYPRALIEEIGRWALEHGIWVITDEIYEHLVYDGVQSVSLPVVVPEMAEQTIVLNGVAKTYSMTGWRVGWMVGPQDVIKAASSYQSHLCGNVANVSQRAALAAVAGPLDAVAEMRASFDARRKKIVSMLSAIPGIECPTPEGAFYAYPSVKALLGKEIRGERPADTVALADLILREAEVAVVPGEAFGTPGYFRFSYALAEADLVEGVTRVANLLGEAR; this is encoded by the coding sequence ATGGCTACCGATGAACGCGCAGGAGCTGCTCGAGGCCCTCGTTCCCGCATCTCCACCCGGATCGCCGGCATCAAGCCGTCCGCGACCCTCGCGGTGGACGCGAAGGCCAAGGCGCTCAAGGCGGAGGGTCGCCCGGTGATCGGCTTCGGCGCCGGCCAGCCCGACTTCCCGACCCCGGACTACGTGGTCGAGGCGGCCGCCGCCGCGGTGCGCGAGCGCGCCAACCACGGTTACACCGCCGCGGCCGGGCTGCCCGAGCTGCGGGAGGCGATCGCGGCCAAGACGCTGCGCGACTCGGACTACCCGGTGCAGTCCTCGCAGGTGCTGGTCACCAACGGCGGCAAGCAGGCGGTGTACTCCGCGTTCGCGACCATCGTCGACCCCGGCGACGAGGTGCTGCTGCTGGCGCCGTACTGGACCACCTACCCGGAGTCGATCACCCTGGCCGGCGGGGTCCCGGTCCAGGTCACCGCGGACGAGTCGACCGGCTACCTGGTCACCGTCGAGCAGCTCGAGGCAGCCCGCACCGAGCGCACCAAGGTGCTGCTGTTCAACTCGCCGTCCAACCCGACCGGCGCGGTCTACCCGCGGGCGCTGATCGAGGAGATCGGCCGCTGGGCGTTGGAGCACGGCATCTGGGTGATCACCGACGAGATCTACGAGCACCTGGTCTACGACGGTGTGCAATCCGTGTCGCTGCCGGTGGTGGTGCCCGAGATGGCCGAGCAGACGATCGTGCTGAACGGGGTCGCCAAGACCTACTCGATGACCGGCTGGCGGGTCGGCTGGATGGTCGGCCCGCAGGACGTGATCAAGGCGGCGTCCAGCTACCAGTCCCACCTGTGCGGCAACGTCGCGAACGTGTCCCAGCGGGCCGCGCTGGCCGCGGTCGCCGGGCCGCTGGACGCGGTGGCCGAGATGCGCGCCTCGTTCGACGCGCGGCGCAAGAAGATCGTCTCGATGCTGTCCGCGATCCCCGGCATCGAGTGCCCGACCCCGGAAGGCGCCTTCTACGCGTACCCCTCGGTGAAGGCGCTGCTCGGCAAGGAGATCCGCGGCGAGCGGCCCGCCGACACGGTGGCGCTGGCCGACCTGATCCTGCGCGAGGCCGAGGTGGCCGTGGTGCCCGGCGAGGCCTTCGGCACCCCCGGCTACTTCCGGTTCTCCTACGCGCTGGCCGAGGCCGACCTGGTCGAGGGCGTGACCAGGGTGGCGAACCTGCTCGGCGAGGCCCGGTAG
- a CDS encoding SGNH/GDSL hydrolase family protein: MAKKSGGGLLLLLVIVAGVLGYGYFRSQQGSSAEPPAPPGSEAGGGVGRYVALGDSYTSAPRTGAQAGTPAGCQRSDNNYPHLVAAALNPAEFADVSCGGATTAHLSSAQQTKDGTNPPQLDAVNEATTLVTVGIGGNDVGFVALAGQCATGDPAAGPCKARLTAGGKDELAAKVNATAAKISSVLTKIHDKAPNARVVVVGYPTILPDGNGCWPSLPIGAPDVAYLRGSLTKMNAMLAEQAKKHQAGFADTAAMTKGHDLCAASGTRWVEGLIPSAAAIALHPNAAGARAMADAVRKVL; the protein is encoded by the coding sequence GTGGCGAAGAAAAGCGGCGGCGGGCTGCTCCTCCTGCTGGTGATCGTGGCCGGCGTGCTCGGGTACGGCTACTTCCGTTCCCAGCAGGGCTCCTCCGCCGAGCCACCGGCGCCGCCCGGTTCCGAAGCCGGTGGCGGTGTCGGCCGCTACGTGGCGCTCGGCGACTCGTACACCTCCGCACCGCGCACCGGCGCGCAGGCCGGTACCCCGGCCGGCTGCCAGCGTTCGGACAACAACTACCCGCACCTGGTCGCCGCCGCGCTCAACCCGGCCGAGTTCGCGGATGTCAGCTGCGGCGGCGCGACCACCGCGCACCTCAGCTCCGCCCAGCAGACCAAGGACGGCACCAACCCGCCGCAGCTGGACGCGGTGAACGAGGCGACCACGCTGGTCACGGTGGGCATCGGCGGCAACGACGTCGGCTTCGTCGCGCTGGCCGGGCAGTGCGCCACCGGCGACCCCGCCGCCGGGCCGTGCAAGGCCAGGCTCACCGCGGGCGGCAAGGACGAGCTGGCCGCCAAGGTGAACGCCACCGCGGCCAAGATCTCCTCGGTGCTCACCAAGATCCACGACAAGGCGCCGAACGCGAGGGTCGTGGTGGTCGGCTATCCGACCATCCTGCCGGACGGCAACGGCTGCTGGCCGTCGCTGCCGATCGGCGCCCCGGACGTGGCCTACCTGCGCGGATCGCTCACCAAGATGAACGCGATGCTGGCCGAGCAGGCGAAGAAGCACCAGGCCGGGTTCGCGGACACCGCGGCGATGACCAAGGGCCACGACCTCTGCGCCGCGTCGGGCACCCGCTGGGTGGAGGGGCTGATCCCGTCCGCGGCCGCGATCGCGCTGCACCCCAACGCGGCCGGTGCGCGCGCGATGGCGGACGCGGTGCGCAAGGTGCTCTAG
- a CDS encoding MaoC family dehydratase — translation MSVEKGSVEKGQELPSLTVRITRDRLVRYAGASLDFNPIHWNEKFAKEVGLPDVIAHGMLTMAMGGRLVTDWLTDPGKLVDYYVRFTRPVVVPNDEQGATVEFTGKIGEVREDGTARVDVTAKFDGRAVLGKATAVVRLPG, via the coding sequence ATGAGCGTCGAAAAGGGCAGTGTCGAAAAGGGCCAGGAGCTCCCTTCGCTGACCGTGCGGATCACCCGCGACCGGCTGGTCCGCTACGCCGGGGCGTCACTGGACTTCAACCCGATCCACTGGAACGAGAAGTTCGCCAAGGAGGTCGGCCTGCCGGACGTGATCGCGCACGGCATGTTGACCATGGCGATGGGTGGCAGGTTGGTCACCGACTGGCTGACCGATCCCGGCAAGCTCGTGGACTACTACGTCCGCTTCACCAGGCCGGTGGTCGTCCCCAACGACGAGCAGGGCGCCACCGTCGAGTTCACCGGCAAGATCGGTGAGGTCCGCGAGGACGGCACCGCGCGGGTGGACGTGACCGCGAAGTTCGACGGCCGCGCGGTGCTCGGCAAGGCGACCGCGGTGGTGCGGCTGCCCGGCTAG
- a CDS encoding MaoC family dehydratase N-terminal domain-containing protein has translation MPLDPAFIGRSYPPTSTYEVSREKIREFADAIGDENALYRDPEAARAAGYPDVIAPPTFLTIVNTPAFEMIASDPELGLDYSRMVHGDQRFSHARPVHAGDRLRLTVTIEDIMARAGNDFLTVRAEIAAEDGDAIGSIRAQLVVRGENA, from the coding sequence GTGCCCTTGGACCCCGCATTCATCGGGCGGAGCTACCCGCCGACGAGTACCTACGAAGTGAGCCGCGAGAAGATCCGCGAGTTCGCCGACGCGATCGGCGACGAGAACGCGCTCTACCGGGACCCCGAGGCCGCGCGCGCGGCCGGCTACCCCGACGTGATCGCGCCGCCGACCTTCCTCACCATCGTCAACACCCCCGCCTTCGAGATGATCGCCTCGGATCCCGAGCTCGGCCTCGACTACTCGCGGATGGTGCACGGCGACCAGCGGTTCAGCCACGCCCGGCCGGTGCACGCGGGGGACCGGCTGCGGCTGACGGTGACCATCGAGGACATCATGGCCAGGGCCGGCAACGACTTCCTGACCGTGCGCGCCGAGATCGCGGCCGAAGACGGCGATGCGATCGGCAGCATCCGCGCCCAGCTCGTGGTCCGGGGGGAGAACGCATGA
- a CDS encoding S1 family peptidase, producing the protein MRKTSSGRRLFAQSATTLVAAAAAIGFLAPTTATATTIEGYSSLVQREAVATLAANAQITEAAATKLLRVQAASVETVQSLTGALGARAADGYLDEAAKPVVNVLDKAAADQVTATGAQAKLVKHSSAALAGAQEALQALPAVTHTSIGLDPKANQIVLTIADAAKGTDALQQAAATLGDRVRVERVAGEMHTAIYNGEAITGGGTRCSAGFNTNKGGQNYVVDAGHCTRAVSQWNIGPSEGASFPTNDYGLIRNTTGSGPGAVTLWNGSTQRISSAGNATVGQQISKSGSTTRLTSGSVQRLNVTVNYAEGSVHQLIQTNALVNPGDSGGCLFSGSVGLGITSGKGGGSSYFQPVGEALSAYGVALNS; encoded by the coding sequence ATGCGCAAGACGTCCTCAGGACGACGCCTGTTCGCCCAATCCGCCACCACCTTGGTGGCCGCCGCGGCGGCCATCGGTTTCCTCGCCCCCACCACGGCCACCGCCACCACCATCGAGGGCTACTCGAGCCTGGTGCAGCGCGAAGCCGTGGCGACACTGGCCGCGAACGCCCAGATCACCGAAGCCGCCGCCACCAAGCTGTTGCGGGTGCAGGCCGCGAGCGTCGAAACCGTGCAGAGCCTCACCGGCGCACTCGGCGCCCGTGCCGCGGACGGCTACCTCGACGAAGCCGCCAAGCCGGTGGTCAACGTGCTCGACAAGGCCGCCGCGGACCAGGTGACCGCGACCGGCGCGCAGGCCAAGCTGGTCAAGCACTCCAGCGCGGCGCTGGCCGGCGCGCAGGAGGCGCTGCAGGCGCTGCCCGCGGTGACGCACACGTCGATCGGGCTGGACCCGAAGGCCAACCAGATCGTGCTGACCATCGCTGACGCGGCCAAGGGCACCGACGCGCTGCAGCAGGCCGCCGCGACGCTCGGCGACCGGGTCCGAGTCGAGCGGGTGGCGGGCGAGATGCACACCGCGATCTACAACGGCGAGGCCATCACCGGCGGCGGCACCCGCTGCTCGGCCGGCTTCAACACGAACAAGGGCGGCCAGAACTACGTGGTGGACGCCGGGCACTGCACCCGCGCGGTGTCGCAGTGGAACATCGGCCCGTCCGAGGGCGCCAGCTTCCCGACCAACGACTACGGCCTGATCCGCAACACCACCGGTAGCGGCCCCGGCGCGGTCACCCTGTGGAACGGCTCCACCCAGCGGATCAGCTCGGCCGGCAACGCGACCGTCGGCCAGCAGATCAGCAAGAGCGGCAGCACCACCCGGCTGACCTCGGGTTCGGTGCAGCGGCTGAACGTGACGGTGAACTACGCCGAGGGCTCGGTGCACCAGTTGATCCAGACCAACGCGCTGGTCAACCCCGGCGACTCCGGCGGTTGCCTGTTCTCCGGCAGCGTCGGCCTCGGCATCACCTCCGGCAAGGGCGGCGGGAGCTCGTACTTCCAGCCGGTCGGCGAGGCGCTGAGCGCTTACGGCGTGGCGCTCAACAGCTAG
- the rpmG gene encoding 50S ribosomal protein L33: MAATDVRPKITLACEECKHRNYITKKNRRNDPDRLEMKKFCPNCGTHRTHKETR, from the coding sequence GTGGCTGCGACCGACGTGCGACCGAAGATCACGCTGGCGTGCGAAGAGTGCAAGCACCGCAACTACATCACCAAGAAGAACCGGCGCAACGACCCGGACCGCCTGGAGATGAAGAAGTTCTGCCCGAACTGCGGTACGCACCGTACCCACAAGGAGACCCGCTGA
- a CDS encoding EAL domain-containing protein encodes MPDAGGRPGGPVPAAANGSVMAPGATTAGASGEARADERRFRIYTLAVLTFGIITASAVSWWLPFEGSANLWWIGPILVLSFLLAEQLGINVDVRSGISWTISFTEIPLVIGFFVAPFEVVLAAHLIAGISTLLARKVSGRVLYNAGAFLLEITSAFAVAGLVTHIVGGEGIPWLAALAGTLTAPLTSTLLALAAVRVLRRRMRIGTALRLTGRILVVGFVNASVGLSGYLVIAGTPEAWPLVVAVFLGLTALYWAYSDLLREQRDMEALSDVSLMVARSGQQAAARPASRADDLVGGVDISEWATIAERIKDQLAAGRVVLRLRLDPTEAMRPVVAGDPLPSCEPPADDPLLRLPGAHVRHFRITEANPDVRAALLDRGAQEALVVPLRSANQLLGVVEAHDRLSRWRGFGKYDVQLLGTMASHLATSLDNRRLLATLRHDAYHDPLTGLLNRPGFRQVAREPVRELRNMVVLRVDLDVFSTVSDALGYAWADRMVLAAGRRIRDALGSDVPLARLEGASFAALLDCDPDLAHERAERLRVQLSAPYPVDRLTVEANAMVGYASPAVEETGELLDVDSLLQRADVAVRATRGGEEVRGYVPSMGQIFMRRFQLVTQFRQAVEEGQVSVHYQPKVSLPNRHVLGVEALVRWQHPEFGRLDPDEFVPAVEAAGLIGVLTGFVLEQSLIRTRKWLDEGLRIGAAVNLSVRNLADLDFPNKVVRALDKFGVPPELLTFELTESGVMADPQKALPILRELHALGIVLAVDDFGTGYSSLAYLRQLPVDQVKIDKSFVLGMGTALGDLAVVRSIVELGHSLGLTVVAEGVEEDVARDQLEAMGCDVAQGYLISRPLPEDRLEAWLQARTARSPGRHAETVLTLLT; translated from the coding sequence ATGCCGGACGCAGGTGGCAGGCCTGGCGGTCCCGTTCCGGCGGCAGCCAACGGATCGGTAATGGCGCCGGGCGCGACGACGGCCGGGGCTTCCGGTGAGGCGAGGGCCGACGAACGCCGGTTCAGGATCTACACGCTCGCCGTGCTCACCTTCGGCATCATCACCGCCTCCGCGGTCTCCTGGTGGCTGCCGTTCGAAGGATCGGCGAACCTCTGGTGGATCGGCCCGATCCTGGTGCTCTCCTTCCTGCTGGCCGAACAGCTCGGCATCAACGTGGACGTTCGCAGCGGGATCTCGTGGACCATCTCGTTCACCGAAATCCCGCTGGTGATCGGTTTCTTCGTCGCGCCCTTCGAAGTGGTGCTGGCCGCGCACCTGATCGCCGGGATCAGCACCCTGCTGGCGCGCAAGGTCTCCGGCCGGGTGCTCTACAACGCCGGCGCCTTCCTGCTGGAGATCACCAGCGCGTTCGCGGTGGCCGGGCTGGTCACGCACATCGTCGGCGGCGAAGGCATTCCGTGGCTCGCCGCGCTGGCCGGCACCCTGACCGCGCCGCTGACCAGCACCTTGCTCGCGCTCGCCGCGGTCCGCGTGCTGCGCCGCCGGATGCGGATCGGCACCGCGCTGCGGCTGACCGGCCGGATCCTGGTGGTCGGTTTCGTGAACGCCTCGGTCGGGCTGAGCGGCTACCTGGTGATCGCCGGCACCCCGGAGGCGTGGCCGCTGGTGGTGGCCGTGTTCCTCGGCCTCACCGCGCTCTACTGGGCGTACTCGGACCTGCTGCGCGAACAGCGGGACATGGAGGCGCTCTCCGACGTCAGCCTGATGGTGGCCAGGTCCGGCCAGCAGGCCGCGGCCCGCCCTGCCAGCCGCGCGGACGACCTGGTCGGCGGCGTGGACATCAGCGAGTGGGCCACCATCGCCGAGCGGATCAAGGATCAGCTCGCTGCCGGCCGGGTGGTGCTCCGGCTGCGGCTGGACCCGACCGAGGCGATGCGCCCGGTGGTTGCCGGCGACCCGCTGCCCTCCTGCGAGCCACCCGCCGACGACCCGCTGCTGCGCCTGCCCGGCGCGCACGTCCGGCACTTCCGGATCACCGAGGCCAATCCCGACGTCCGGGCCGCGCTGCTCGACCGCGGCGCGCAGGAGGCGTTGGTCGTGCCGTTGCGCAGCGCCAACCAGCTCCTCGGCGTGGTGGAGGCGCACGACCGGCTGTCCAGGTGGCGCGGGTTCGGCAAGTACGACGTGCAGCTGCTCGGCACCATGGCCAGCCACCTGGCCACGTCGCTGGACAACCGGCGACTGCTGGCCACCCTGCGCCACGACGCCTACCACGATCCGCTGACCGGGCTGCTGAACCGGCCCGGCTTCCGGCAGGTCGCCCGCGAACCGGTGCGCGAGCTGCGCAACATGGTGGTGCTGCGGGTGGACCTGGACGTGTTCTCCACGGTCAGCGACGCACTCGGCTACGCGTGGGCGGACCGGATGGTGCTCGCCGCGGGGCGGCGGATCCGGGATGCGCTCGGCTCCGACGTGCCGCTGGCCAGGCTGGAGGGCGCGTCCTTCGCCGCGCTGCTGGACTGCGATCCCGACCTCGCGCACGAGCGGGCGGAACGGCTGCGGGTGCAGCTCTCCGCGCCCTATCCGGTGGACCGGCTCACCGTGGAGGCCAACGCGATGGTCGGCTACGCGTCGCCCGCCGTCGAAGAGACCGGCGAGCTGCTGGACGTCGACTCCCTGCTGCAGCGGGCCGACGTCGCGGTGCGGGCCACTCGCGGCGGCGAAGAGGTCCGCGGCTACGTGCCCAGCATGGGCCAGATCTTCATGCGCCGCTTCCAGCTGGTCACCCAGTTCCGGCAGGCGGTGGAAGAGGGCCAGGTCAGCGTGCACTACCAGCCGAAGGTGTCGCTGCCGAACCGGCACGTGCTCGGGGTGGAGGCGCTGGTCCGCTGGCAGCACCCGGAGTTCGGCAGGCTCGACCCGGACGAGTTCGTGCCGGCGGTGGAGGCGGCCGGCCTGATCGGCGTGCTCACCGGGTTCGTACTGGAGCAGTCGCTGATCCGGACCAGGAAGTGGCTGGACGAGGGGCTGCGGATCGGCGCGGCGGTGAACCTGTCCGTGCGGAACCTGGCCGACCTGGACTTCCCGAACAAGGTGGTGCGGGCGCTGGACAAGTTCGGCGTGCCGCCGGAGCTGCTCACCTTCGAGCTCACCGAGTCCGGGGTGATGGCCGACCCGCAGAAGGCGCTGCCGATCCTGCGCGAGCTGCACGCGCTCGGCATCGTGCTGGCGGTGGACGACTTCGGCACCGGGTACTCGTCACTGGCCTACCTGCGCCAGCTCCCGGTGGACCAGGTGAAGATCGACAAGAGCTTCGTGCTCGGCATGGGCACCGCGCTCGGCGACCTCGCCGTGGTGCGGTCCATCGTGGAGCTCGGCCACTCGCTCGGGCTGACCGTGGTCGCCGAAGGTGTCGAGGAGGACGTGGCCAGGGACCAGCTCGAGGCGATGGGCTGCGACGTGGCGCAGGGCTACCTGATCTCCCGGCCGCTGCCGGAGGATCGCCTCGAGGCATGGCTCCAGGCCCGCACCGCCCGTTCGCCCGGCCGGCACGCCGAGACCGTGCTCACCCTGCTGACCTGA
- a CDS encoding GNAT family N-acetyltransferase, with protein sequence MNVDVIDDGHATRLGTVDPLLPAPETLTERTGKLTAAAGESTGIGCVTRTEVAADSRDALWRALVEYRLDVRLAGPDPGAALGALLDRWEPELAAAAPPGDWDTAAVLVRPSRDSAGSAELLRHGFAPVRVTAVRPADRLAAAGPPATPGVTIRPAAHEDLGTAVRLQLELQRYDAQFGLITLRPGAEETIAAELTELLARAEPSLWIAELYGQPLGMLQVQLPAETTWIRDSVRAERVGYLSALHVAEAARSSGVGTALAAHAHQVFDEAGAEVVLLHHALANPRSTPFWYAQGYRPLWTYWYRRPAAR encoded by the coding sequence ATGAACGTGGATGTGATCGACGACGGGCACGCCACCCGGCTGGGGACCGTCGATCCCCTGCTGCCCGCACCGGAAACCCTGACCGAACGAACCGGCAAGCTCACCGCGGCCGCCGGTGAGTCCACCGGCATCGGCTGCGTCACGCGCACCGAAGTCGCCGCCGACTCCCGTGACGCATTGTGGCGGGCGCTGGTGGAATACCGGCTCGATGTCCGGCTGGCCGGCCCCGATCCCGGTGCCGCACTGGGCGCGCTGCTGGACCGGTGGGAACCCGAGCTGGCAGCGGCCGCGCCGCCAGGGGACTGGGACACCGCGGCCGTGCTGGTCCGGCCGAGCCGTGACTCGGCGGGCTCGGCGGAGTTGCTGCGGCACGGTTTCGCGCCCGTCCGGGTGACCGCGGTGCGCCCGGCCGACCGGCTGGCCGCGGCCGGGCCGCCGGCGACGCCCGGGGTGACCATCCGGCCCGCCGCGCACGAGGACCTCGGCACCGCCGTCCGCCTGCAGCTCGAACTTCAGCGCTACGACGCCCAGTTCGGCCTGATCACGCTGCGGCCCGGCGCCGAGGAGACGATCGCCGCGGAGCTGACCGAACTGCTCGCCCGCGCCGAGCCGTCGCTGTGGATCGCCGAGCTGTACGGGCAGCCGCTGGGCATGCTGCAGGTGCAGCTGCCCGCGGAGACGACCTGGATCCGGGATTCGGTGCGGGCGGAACGGGTCGGCTACCTGAGCGCCCTGCACGTGGCCGAAGCGGCCCGCTCCTCCGGTGTCGGTACCGCGCTGGCTGCACACGCGCACCAGGTGTTCGACGAGGCCGGCGCCGAGGTCGTGCTGCTGCACCACGCGCTGGCCAACCCGCGCTCGACCCCGTTCTGGTACGCGCAGGGCTACCGTCCACTGTGGACTTACTGGTATCGGCGGCCCGCCGCCAGGTAG
- a CDS encoding SAM-dependent methyltransferase, which yields MTENEDTAPSAPAGVDTEKPSAARMYDWYLGGNQNWAVDREFGRQGERLWPQIKQVARQNREFMNRVVNAALDAGIRQFLDVGSGVPTVGNVHEIIREKLPPDERATVVYVDYEPVAAAHSTVILERDGATDWAGLVQADLREPAAIFANPTTRRLIDFDQPVCLLVIAVMHFIGDDDRPSELLADYRERLAPGSWLALSHVALDAAPEEGAAQLRRFAETYKNTSNPAWLRTREEIEPWFGDWPLLEPGLVHPLDWRPNRKPTDRQLEARPYFWCGVSQQPKRD from the coding sequence TTGACCGAGAACGAAGACACCGCGCCGAGCGCACCGGCCGGGGTCGACACCGAAAAGCCGTCCGCCGCGCGGATGTACGACTGGTATCTGGGCGGCAACCAGAACTGGGCGGTGGACCGCGAGTTCGGCCGGCAGGGCGAGCGGCTCTGGCCCCAGATCAAGCAGGTGGCCAGGCAGAACCGCGAGTTCATGAACCGGGTGGTCAACGCCGCGCTGGACGCCGGGATCCGCCAGTTCCTGGACGTCGGCTCCGGCGTGCCCACGGTCGGCAACGTGCACGAGATCATCCGCGAGAAGCTGCCGCCGGACGAGCGGGCCACGGTGGTCTACGTGGACTACGAGCCGGTGGCCGCGGCGCATTCCACGGTGATCCTGGAACGGGACGGCGCCACCGACTGGGCCGGGCTGGTGCAGGCCGACCTGCGCGAGCCGGCCGCGATCTTCGCCAACCCCACCACCCGCCGGCTGATCGACTTCGACCAGCCGGTCTGCCTGCTGGTCATCGCGGTGATGCACTTCATCGGCGACGACGACCGACCGTCCGAGCTGCTGGCGGATTACCGCGAACGGCTCGCTCCCGGCAGCTGGCTTGCCTTGTCGCACGTGGCCCTCGACGCGGCACCCGAAGAGGGGGCCGCGCAGCTGCGGCGGTTCGCCGAGACCTACAAGAACACCAGCAACCCGGCCTGGCTCCGCACCCGCGAGGAGATCGAGCCGTGGTTCGGGGACTGGCCGCTGCTCGAACCGGGGCTGGTGCACCCGCTGGACTGGCGGCCCAACCGCAAGCCCACCGACCGGCAGCTGGAGGCGCGCCCGTACTTCTGGTGCGGAGTGTCCCAGCAGCCCAAGCGGGACTGA